From a single Nymphaea colorata isolate Beijing-Zhang1983 chromosome 4, ASM883128v2, whole genome shotgun sequence genomic region:
- the LOC116253368 gene encoding gamma conglutin 1-like, whose product MEYRNSFLVAALLLLFSNSLPSLASPPNAVVAPVYLDTTKYLYTVSLGSGRNYLLDLGGHSVWSVCRRDRTHVTFPCKSQQCSLAAASSNSGDVSCHGHKCNIRVQNPITGRRAWSELTYTESAFKATNGSRAGKSLTFHNVMSSCAPPHPLMGLPAGSIGCLGLGGSNLDLEFQLTSLAKRFAFCLPLNDSKPGMIFFGDGPYYILPPGLVEATEYQSSAPMVRNPARPDDLFLPVKELEIVGYDLGKVSNTSVKGWTRISTQVPYTTLSTPLYKAMLKAFDNITRKIPPAPLVKPFGRCLNVSAFPRGTPPSLWDFLYIGPVVNLKMDGGDVWEFLNADNMKQVSHDVLCLTYLDGGPKPEDDIVIGLYQMKERLMLFDFEAKKIGISATNINYIHAYCGDFLARA is encoded by the coding sequence ATGGAGTACCGGAATTCTTTCTTAGTTGCCgccctcctccttctcttctctaaCTCATTGCCATCTCTCGCTAGCCCACCTAATGCAGTAGTTGCACCAGTTTATCTAGACACAACCAAGTACCTGTACACGGTCTCACTTGGCTCGGGCCGCAACTACCTGCTTGACCTGGGTGGCCACTCGGTCTGGTCGGTGTGTCGTAGAGACCGCACCCATGTCACCTTCCCCTGCAAGTCTCAGCAGTGCTCTCTTGCCGCCGCATCGTCAAACTCTGGGGATGTGTCCTGCCATGGGCACAAATGCAACATTCGAGTCCAGAACCCAATCACAGGTAGACGAGCCTGGTCCGAGCTCACCTACACTGAGTCTGCCTTTAAAGCCACAAATGGTTCAAGGGCAGGTAAGTCCTTAACCTTCCACAATGTCATGTCCTCATGTGCACCTCCCCATCCTCTCATGGGCCTACCGGCCGGTTCAATTGGGTGTCTCGGTCTCGGCGGGTCGAACCTAGATCTTGAGTTTCAATTGACCAGCTTGGCGAAGAGGTTCGCCTTTTGCCTTCCTCTCAATGACTCCAAGCCCGGCATGATCTTCTTTGGAGACGGGCCATACTATATACTCCCTCCGGGCCTAGTCGAGGCGACCGAGTACCAGTCAAGTGCGCCCATGGTTCGCAACCCGGCTCGGCCTGATGACTTATTTCTCCCGGTCAAAGAGCTAGAGATAGTTGGGTACGACTTGGGGAAGGTCAGCAACACGAGTGTGAAGGGCTGGACGAGGATCAGCACCCAGGTCCCTTACACCACACTCTCCACGCCTCTCTACAAGGCCATGCTCAAGGCCTTTGACAACATAACTAGGAAGATCCCTCCCGCGCCATTGGTGAAGCCTTTCGGAAGGTGCCTCAACGTGTCGGCCTTCCCTAGGGGGACGCCACCCAGCCTGTGGGATTTCTTGTACATTGGGCCCGTCGTCAATCTCAAGATGGACGGTGGGGATGTGTGGGAGTTCTTGAATGCTGACAACATGAAGCAGGTGAGCCATGACGTGCTGTGCCTGACTTATCTCGATGGTGGCCCTAAACCAGAGGATGATATTGTGATTGGTCTCTACCAGATGAAGGAAAGGCTCATGCTGTTTGATTTTGAAGCGAAGAAGATAGGGATCAGCGCTACCAACATCAACTATATCCACGCCTACTGTGGTGACTTCTTGGCCAGAGCTTGA